The Arachis duranensis cultivar V14167 chromosome 2, aradu.V14167.gnm2.J7QH, whole genome shotgun sequence genome has a window encoding:
- the LOC107475442 gene encoding CBL-interacting serine/threonine-protein kinase 11 — MPGTQNDTFMEASASNGVVLFGKYEMLELAGVGASAKVYHARRVDTGESVAVKAVSKRQLSTTDGYAEQIEREISIMRRMHHPHTVRLFEVLATKAKIYYVMEYAAGGELLRRVSSAGRMTENLARRYFQQLISAVAYCHSHGVFHRDLKLENLLVDENMDLKVTDFGLSAGRSQFGPDGLLHTICGTPAYVAPEILAKKGYRGGSVDIWSCGVILFTIVAGYLPFNDYNITILYRKIYRGQFRYPKWVSCDFKRFVSRLLDRDPETRITIDEILKDPWFCRGGYKYPTRVVPELDEDHVMLKDLNAFDLISFSSGFDISGLLTHSEYLNCVERFVSKEEPESILERVKIMGAKMERVRVEKDENACAGVRLEGLDGNYVIAVRIYRLMNELVVIEVKRKEKKVGGGNFWRTRLKPLLLELALR, encoded by the coding sequence atgCCGGGGACACAAAATGACACGTTCATGGAAGCATCTGCGtcaaacggcgtcgttttgttCGGCAAATATGAGATGCTGGAATTGGCTGGAGTAGGCGCGTCAGCAAAGGTGTACCACGCTCGGCGCGTCGATACTGGCGAGAGCGTGGCGGTTAAGGCCGTTAGCAAGCGCCAGCTCAGCACTACAGACGGTTACGCGGAGCAAATCGAGCGCGAAATTTCTATCATGCGCCGGATGCACCACCCGCACACCGTGAGGCTCTTTGAGGTACTTGCCACGAAGGCGAAGATTTACTACGTCATGGAGTACGCTGCCGGTGGCGAGCTTCTGCGCCGTGTCTCCTCCGCCGGAAGGATGACGGAGAATCTCGCCAGAAGATACTTCCAGCAGCTGATCTCCGCCGTCGCGTACTGCCACTCTCACGGCGTCTTCCACCGCGACCTCAAGCTTGAGAACCTCCTCGTCGACGAGAATATGGACCTGAAGGTGACGGATTTCGGGCTGAGTGCGGGTCGGAGTCAGTTCGGGCCAGACGGTTTGTTACACACAATTTGCGGTACTCCTGCTTACGTGGCACCTGAGATTCTCGCGAAAAAAGGCTACCGCGGAGGAAGCGTTGATATTTGGTCATGTGGTGTTATTTTATTCACTATTGTTGCGGGGTATTTACCCTTCAATGATTACAATATTACCATTTTGTACCGAAAGATTTATCGAGGGCAGTTTCGGTATCCTAAGTGGGTCTCTTGTGATTTTAAACGCTTTGTCTCCAGGTTGTTAGATAGGGATCCAGAGACGAGAATTACTATCGACGAGATTTTGAAGGATCCGTGGTTTTGTCGGGGCGGATACAAGTATCCGACCCGAGTGGTGCCCGAGTTGGATGAAGACCATGTGATGCTGAAGGATTTGAAcgcatttgatttgatttcattCTCATCCGGATTTGACATTTCGGGTTTGCTGACCCACTCGGAGTATTTGAATTGCGTGGAGCGGTTTGTTTCTAAAGAGGAACCCGAAAGTATATTGGAGAGGGTGAAAATAATGGGGGCTAAGATGGAAAGGGTGAGAGTGGAAAAAGACGAAAATGCTTGTGCAGGTGTGAGGTTAGAGGGGTTAGATGGTAATTATGTTATTGCTGTTAGGATTTATagattaatgaatgaattggTGGTTATTGAggtcaaaagaaaagagaaaaaagtggGAGGTGGGAATTTTTGGAGGACTAGGTTGAAACCTTTACTTCTTGAATTGGCTCTCCGTTGA